In Trichocoleus desertorum NBK24, the following are encoded in one genomic region:
- a CDS encoding NupC/NupG family nucleoside CNT transporter, translating into MSYLNLLSFLGIFGLCAVAWLFSENRSLRVFPWRVVVSGILLQLILGALVFLFPPTRAALQGFSNLLDGVFLAADTGANFVFGKNLVPLPDRPADVNLGYIFAFRALPTVIFFSGLMALLYSIGVIQVITNIFAKVFYATMRLSGAEALSGAANIFVGIEAAIVVKPYLPKMTRSELCAILSCCFGTAASSTLAIYVSFLRPVFPNILGHLVSASIIAIPACFVLSKILVPETEVPLTAGGIPMESKATTRREAAVVESDFEDAPKHETVGGEPIERVSPMDAAIVGALDGVKMAVAIAAVLILILGLVSLINQIFRALAAIPGPIGDIFSVITLANIEGALFLPLTFLTGVSLDWNELWASSVIIGRRLLETAIPPYQALATAAALPGAERVISDRAVLIISYALSGFAHLASVGIFVGGTIALIPSRRKDISELGWKALFVGTLATMMIAAVAGVFYQEGNASILGDQPPAQITPAVTPAASPTASPTSPATTVAPGSPAATTAPTIAPATIPPTAPATASPRVQVTPQTTPTATTAPTTAPTAAPIVAPTGANPASRATPSASPRP; encoded by the coding sequence ATGAGCTACCTCAATTTACTTTCTTTCCTTGGTATTTTTGGTCTTTGTGCGGTCGCCTGGTTATTTTCGGAGAATCGCAGCTTACGAGTTTTTCCGTGGCGAGTTGTGGTGTCGGGCATTTTGCTGCAACTCATTCTCGGTGCATTAGTATTTTTATTTCCACCCACTAGAGCCGCGCTCCAAGGATTTAGCAATTTGCTAGATGGGGTATTTTTGGCCGCAGATACGGGCGCGAACTTTGTGTTTGGCAAGAATCTCGTCCCCCTGCCAGATCGACCTGCGGATGTCAACTTAGGCTATATTTTTGCCTTTCGGGCTTTGCCAACAGTCATCTTCTTTTCTGGTTTAATGGCCTTGCTCTACAGCATTGGGGTCATTCAAGTTATTACTAATATCTTTGCCAAGGTGTTTTACGCCACCATGCGTCTGAGTGGAGCGGAAGCACTCAGCGGGGCTGCCAATATTTTTGTCGGCATTGAAGCGGCGATTGTCGTGAAGCCTTATTTGCCGAAGATGACTCGCAGTGAACTCTGCGCCATTCTGTCTTGTTGTTTTGGCACTGCTGCTTCCTCAACCCTAGCTATTTATGTCAGTTTTCTGCGACCTGTGTTTCCTAATATTTTGGGACACCTGGTTTCAGCGTCTATTATTGCGATTCCTGCCTGTTTTGTTTTATCAAAAATTTTAGTACCAGAAACTGAAGTTCCTTTAACGGCGGGTGGCATCCCGATGGAATCCAAAGCCACAACTCGTAGGGAAGCAGCGGTTGTAGAGTCAGATTTTGAGGACGCGCCCAAGCATGAAACCGTAGGCGGAGAGCCAATCGAGCGTGTTAGCCCAATGGACGCGGCCATTGTGGGGGCGTTGGATGGGGTCAAAATGGCGGTGGCGATCGCTGCTGTGCTGATCCTAATCTTAGGTTTGGTCTCCTTAATTAACCAGATTTTTAGAGCTTTAGCTGCGATTCCTGGCCCCATTGGGGATATTTTTAGCGTCATCACGTTGGCTAATATTGAGGGTGCCCTCTTTTTACCCCTCACCTTTTTGACTGGAGTCTCCTTGGATTGGAACGAACTGTGGGCATCCTCGGTGATTATCGGCCGCAGACTCCTAGAAACGGCGATTCCTCCTTATCAAGCCTTGGCTACGGCAGCAGCTTTGCCAGGGGCAGAACGAGTCATTAGCGATCGCGCCGTTCTGATTATCAGCTACGCCCTATCTGGCTTTGCTCACTTAGCTTCAGTAGGAATCTTTGTGGGAGGCACGATCGCCCTGATTCCGTCTCGCCGCAAAGATATTTCAGAACTGGGTTGGAAGGCTTTATTTGTCGGCACTTTGGCGACGATGATGATTGCGGCAGTCGCAGGTGTGTTTTACCAAGAAGGCAATGCCAGCATCTTAGGCGACCAACCTCCCGCTCAGATTACCCCAGCCGTAACTCCTGCTGCTTCCCCCACTGCTTCCCCCACTAGCCCTGCGACTACTGTGGCCCCTGGTAGCCCCGCCGCAACTACCGCACCCACCATTGCGCCAGCCACCATCCCGCCGACAGCACCAGCCACAGCTAGTCCTAGAGTCCAGGTCACGCCCCAAACTACGCCGACTGCTACGACTGCACCCACGACAGCCCCAACAGCCGCACCCATAGTCGCACCCACAGGAGCTAATCCAGCTAGTAGAGCTACGCCCTCTGCGTCTCCACGCCCCTAG
- a CDS encoding DUF3318 domain-containing protein, whose product MMNPDPEVRRLLDIMPASGRMLCRIVDKPEQSRVINYSYPVPWSPNRPVFINFDLWSQLSRPQRDLALLRAVSWLIGIKWFKPDLYRGLISIGLVGAGVEALQGDAIGVLMAGSLAAIAGTQIWRSTQSSQRELETDEAAVRVALRRGYTEAEAARHLLEAIEAVAQIEGRLQLSFTELVRCQNLRAIAGLSPVGTPETLRQE is encoded by the coding sequence ATGATGAATCCTGATCCTGAAGTTCGCCGTCTATTAGATATCATGCCTGCCTCCGGTCGCATGCTTTGCCGCATCGTGGACAAACCGGAGCAATCGCGGGTGATTAACTACTCTTATCCGGTGCCTTGGTCGCCTAATCGTCCAGTCTTCATCAACTTTGACCTGTGGAGTCAATTGTCCCGACCCCAGCGCGATCTAGCATTGTTGCGAGCGGTTAGCTGGTTAATAGGCATTAAGTGGTTTAAACCAGACCTCTATCGCGGCTTGATATCGATTGGCCTAGTCGGTGCGGGTGTAGAGGCGTTACAGGGAGATGCGATCGGAGTTTTGATGGCAGGCAGTCTGGCTGCGATCGCGGGTACTCAAATCTGGCGCTCGACCCAAAGCTCTCAGCGAGAACTAGAAACCGATGAAGCGGCGGTTCGGGTGGCTTTGCGGCGAGGTTACACAGAAGCAGAAGCCGCTCGTCACTTGTTGGAAGCGATTGAAGCGGTGGCTCAAATTGAGGGCCGACTTCAGTTGAGTTTTACAGAACTAGTTCGTTGCCAGAATTTGCGGGCGATCGCTGGGTTATCTCCAGTTGGGACACCAGAAACCTTAAGGCAAGAATAG